The genome window CTTTGCCTTGCCAATGCTGTAGGAGTACTTCAAGCATGTATGTGTCCTTTTGGGGACCCCTGCCATGTGTGATGCATACTTTATAGTTGTACAACATGGACTGTGCAGTTGTACGCAGGCTAGTAAAGGCTGCAACTCGATTGGTCGAGAGAATATCCTGTATAGTATTTTGTGAAGTCTACAAGAAGGTATGGTAGGTTGTAGTAGCAGGTATGTTTCACTATCGTCACTGGTGGTCTACTGAACTACAGCAGTATGAGAAAAATACTAAATACACTAATACAGTACTTATCtgtttttttttgggggggggggggttggggggGGGATTCTTTTGCTTGGTTCATAAAGATCAGTGTGTGTGGGATCTGAACTGTAGGCTAAATTCACGGCTACTGATACGACAGACAGACAGACGTGCATGCTTACCTTCACCTAACAGTCACTGTTCATCTGTTATTGCGCGCCACAGCCATGTCTGACGGATACTAATTACGCATGATTCGATTCTGCGGATTTTTTTTGACGTGGGAAATGATGCTGTCATGATCGCGCGCTGGCTGTTGGTTAAAACTCGGAAGCTTTTCTGTAAGGTAGGATATATAGACACTATATCCTGTATTATCTATAGCAGCCACTCAGCTAGCAGCCAGCCTCATCTCATTCGATGATGATGGCTATGTCATTGCCCACACGCTTGCTTGAGCACGAATCCTCTCCGACCCAGCGCGATGATCCACTTCCAACTGTCACCCTGATTAGCAGCGTTTTGTCTCGATGAAGTAACCGTCGTCGACAAGCTGCAGCTGCAGCTGCAGCTGCAGTTGCAGGCGGCTTCTCTCTCACTGAGCGCTGAGCAATTTCATTTTCGGTTGTAAATATATATAGTCTTACCATTTTCGTTTCCATTTCCGACAAAGTTTTGAAATCTTTATTTCCTATCTACCAAATGTTCTCGAAGCTTGTTTGTTGGCAACCGAAATTTCAAACATCACTTGTCGCCGGCTAGTTCATATTCGAAGTaaaacgcgacaaataaaaaaaaaaGAACGTAAGGAGTAGTATTTATACaaaattacaagaaggaaagAGACCGAAACCAGTCACGTAGCGACAGCATTGACCCAGGCTATGATCTCCCTCTCCCTTACATGAGTGGAACGTGTTGTAAAAGAAGGGGAAAAATGTTGTTGAGAGTGGCTAGCTTATTAAGCGCCGATCGAGAGGAGACTACTCTTGAGATCGAGTGGGGGGGTGGGGGAGGGGGCAGTAGTCTTGCTTGCAAGGTACTCCAGCTGACAGAGACGAGAAATTGCAACTTAACATCTCGTAAGATAGATGCCTATTAGCTAGCTATAGCTAGTTGGGTCCCTGGTCGAAATCAGGGCGTGGCTTATTAGTGCTGGGAGTTGGCTCCTAACAACGCATGTATTGTTTGTAGGCCAACGTCTTCATTTGATGGCCTCATATTGTCTCCTCATCTCGGCAACGACTATATCTGCCTCCTGCACTGCTGCTGCGTCACCTCAGCCCCCGACGACGTTGCTTCTTCTTGCTACAACATACATACACATCGCACTAGTAAAGAAGAGAGCAGGGCGCGCCTTTTCTGCTTGGTTCTGGAAATTTAATTATCTGAAAGAGCAACCAGTTGGGGCTGTTGGGCTCGAGTGCACTACTTGTTTGTTAAAAAAACCATAACCGAAGTCCCACATGCAAATATATACTACTACTTTTTTTACAGTTGTAACTGAAAAGCACTGGAAAGCTGAAGCAGCTATTACTGAATTTTGGTTCCTTGCAGGGTACAGTCGATGCGGCTGAAGCTAACCCTTCTGATAGGTTTCACACACCTAACGCCGAGGATGCATCACACGCATGCATGTATGCAATGCATACTCTAGGAGCTGCCGGTGGCGGTGAGtagggatggatggatggatcagAAAGAAGAATACATAGATAACGTATCTAATCTAgtcagagagagagaaaaaatttAATGTGTCTTGATACAGAGCAGAAGCCAGACGGCACCGTTCGTGTGTTCTTATTTGGGCCACACTTTATGGGCCTTTGGACGCACAATTCTTTCTCAATGAGAGCATCAGTTTTTTTTCCTGGGCCCTGTAGGCCTATTTTCTGCAGCTCGTGTCTCAGACAACGAGGCGTATCTAATGACATgtaggggtgtttggttagagggactaaacattagtctctagtttttagtctcatttagtctcttttttgccaaacactatgACTAAAATAtagactaaaatgatttagtctttagtccttcacataggtgctaaaagagactaaaagcaCATAATTATCATGTTGCCCTTACCTTTTTTGTATGGAtaactaatattatgattatattCTAAGGGCATTTGAGTCTTTGAACATTGTATTTAATAACTTTAGAATATGTTtagtccctagaaccaaacatgtagggactaaagtttagttctaggactaattgaaaccaaacatgACCGTAGTTCATGTCATGCATGTCAACGAGCCGCGGTTCCAGAACTCGTGCCCAAAAAATTCGGAACACGCGCACTGCGCACAGCATTCTTCTTATAAGTAGTATACTTCAGAACTCCTACCTCTATTTCGCTCGAGCGTGGCAGTCAAAAGCCAGCTAAGACTGTGTTCAACCGTGTCCTCTAAATTTCTCTCCCTATATCCACTTACGTGTCACATCAGCGTTCTTTTCTCCATATATCTCCACGCTCTACAGCGATTCCCCATATATCAAACCTCTATACCCCACCACACCATAAAATATTATTTCCTATACCAATTTATCATCCATTATAATTTTTTCTCTCTACTAACTATTGTTGTCGGCACAAAACCCAAGATCAACACAGTGTATGAGGGGGCCGGTTGCCGTACCTCAAATGTAGTGGTTCGCTTCTCCTCCCGCTAGCACTGTAGCTCATAGAGGGACTGCAAGGGGGCAGCGATGAACGCCAAAATGTGTCTCTGTTGCCGCTATTtgaggggaggggagaggagatGTGAACCGTCGAAGAGAGTCTAAATCAAGCTACTAGCAGCAGGTGGCCATTGACTCGTTTTGTTGGACTTTTTTTTTTTGCCTTTTCTTGCTCGTGCCGTGCGTGTGCGTGCATGCCCATCGTCGGCACTCGCGACATCATGGTTTGCTCGGCGACGCCACGTGTTTGACTCCGGCCACAGGTCAAAAAGAAAGACTGGCTGGCTAGCTAGTGGTGAACTGGTGATCCGTCTACTACCGCTACAGGTGCCACGTTCGCCGAAGCATAGTCCTGTTCTGGTTTCGTCCCTGAGAAACGGGTCGCGCGCGGTCACGAATCACGATGTGTACTGTCATGCTGTTACTGCAGATAACTAGTACGTTACGGGTTCCAAGGATTGGCGACGGCATCCATGCATGCAGCTCGTCGCCTAAAGGTCCAGGTGTACCTAAAACTACTCATCCATGCACCATGCCATGCATGCTTGATTGCTTGGCAACTGATCGAGCAGGCCAGGCTACCTACCAAGGATTGGAGGGGGGGAAACACAAGATTATACAGAAGATCGAGTGTAGAACAAAACTGCTGATGCATTGAACTGACAGCAAGTAACTTTTGCTGGGACTATACATCTCTATCTCAGTATCTCACtatctcttgagttgagaacccaTGGGAGGCTCAAAGCGAAAGCCAAAAAAAAAGAGATATATGGAGAGGTAAACAAACCAAAGAACCCCTAGCTACAAACAATTACTCCAAGGTTTCAACTTTGACCCTTGCGGTACGTGTTCAGTCTTCAGTGCCCCGCGCCTCCGTCGCTAGGCCCCTCCGGGAGCATCGCCATCAGCGTGGACACGAGCGACTCGTAGTACGCGGGGCTCGGCGGCACGGGCCTCGCGGCGTCCGCGCACCGCGCCGCCAGGCTCAGCGCCGCGACGGCGGCGAGaaggacggcgacggcgacgagcGTTGCACGGTGGCCCATATGGCTGCTGGTGACTTAATCTCTGCCGGCTCAGCTCGCTGTACGCGTCTCGATCAGGCAGGCTCCTTGACGACGACGAACAGAGTGCGCCGTGTGCTCTGCTGCTGGCTGCTCCGCTCTGGACACACCGGAAGCGGCTCTGCCGCTGCCTTATAATAGAGCGCGCTCGTGGCACTCCGGACGTGCAAGGTACGTGCGTGGTGTTGGTGTCATGGTGTGTGCCGGCCTGCCGGGTCGCCGGCCAGGGCGTGCTTTCTTTTCCCCCACGCCAGGTCTCTGCTTTGCAGCCAACTAGGTTGAAAATTCCGGTGACCTGTTTGCCTCCTGCTGCCGCCTCCCGGGAACCCAGAATCGGTCAACATTTCGACTTTCGACTCCAGGACCACAGACGGGGCGAGCGAGCGGCTCTGGAAAGTCAAGGCGGTTGGTTGAATTCACTGGCAGCCCGGCGTCGGATGACTTGACACGCCAGCGTTGAGCTTACCGGCCGTGCTGATCTTTCTCCCTATCAGTATAGTAATCTCTTTCAAGTCCGTACAGAGTGCTTGACATGCACGATACTACAACAGACTACGCCATCGTCCATTCGTCCACCGTGAAGCCAATGTCTTTGAAAAAAGTTGGTTGTGTTTGTGTACGAGCAAGGACGCACGAGTAAAACCGAAAAAAAAGAGAGACCATGCACCACGGACGCGCCGCCGTTCAAAGTCCGTATGGTGCAGCATTCAAAGTCCATATATATGTGACGCGCACGCGCACGGCAAGGTAGGAATTCAGACGCTGGTCAAAGAACCAAAAAAAAACCCGACCGCACACTCAGGATAGGATCAGCAAGCTTTGATACTCTCTGACCAACAGGCGATAGAATGAACGAAACAACGAAGCAGTCGCACCCGAGCACTGACTTGGACTCGTCGACAGGCgctgcaagaagaagaagaaaaaaagggAGTATTTGATCGACCTGGCTGAGGATCCCAAGTCTCCAGTCACAAAACACATGTTATGGCACGGAAAAAATGGGGGTAAAAACCACGACGCGGAAACTTCAAACTTTGACTATATACGTAGTACGCAAAAAAAAGGGCTCTAGGGAGCGTAGTGATTTACAACAATTTATGGCTAGCTGTACAAATGTCCGTCGACGGGAAAATGCCGAGAAACTCGGCGACTCCATATACCCTTTGACAGTGACAGTCAAAGGCGCACCTCTGTTCCAACTTTCCAAGGCGCGATGGAGCAAATCTGCAGCTGTGCTATATGTACTTGGAAATGAGAGATTCTGTCAGGCCCGGGAAGGATGGTTGGTGGAGAGTCTCTACTCTCTAGTATTCTTTGGCCTTCCTCCGCAGCTCGTTTAGCTCGCTCTCAATCTCTAGGTCGGGGAAAGGGCGCCCGGCGCCTGAGTTGCTGGCCGCTCTTCTGCCTGATGGGAGCTCCCCTTTCTGTAGGACATGCAGATATATTTGGTCAATTTGCATTGGATAAGTAAGCGAGCGATTCATTTGTAAGGAGAAAGGACGAGAGCGGGAGCGCCAGTAAGAGTGCGAGACAGAAGGCGGTGCATATGCTTATCATTCATTCCTCAACTGGCTTGCTCTAattaagaaaatgaaggtaatgtgtGTATTGTCAGCAGGCTGACTTTGTTCACAGGAATATCTGTGCTAGGCCTTCATACTTAAGCATTATTAGGTTATCCGTTATTCCCAGGTACAGTACGGAGAACTCAAAAGGAGCGAATTCTGAATGTGAAGTACACCTCAAATGGATTGACCAAAACTAACTCTGAATCACTGGAGATTATACAAGATGAATAGGGCAAAATATTTTGGAAGGACTGGAAATTTGATGGCTGTCTACCAATTGTAATCCATTTTTCTATACATTTAACCAACATGTCCAAAAACTTCTTTTTTTTTTGAAACAAAAAAATGCTACCGTCACGCCTTTCCATCTTGTGAACAAGTCAACATACTTAAACAACAGAAGATAACTCATTAGCTTGACAATTGTTGAGTTCTAATTTTGAGAAGCCAGATAACAGTACATACCAAAGAGCTTCCCGAGAGTTCTTTTTTCAGCTGTGAAAGATCATCATCGACAGATGAATTCTCGAGCAGTGCAAACTGTCACCGATAAATACAGGTAGTCATGTGTCATTAGATCAAGGCAAGTACTTATGACTGCCTTGTAAATGTTCATTTTTACCTTTCCTTCTAGATCGTCAGTTGCTAATTGGCCGAGTGCCTCCGCTTGGGATTCCATCGCCATAACTGAGCATCAAATGTGTAAATATCGCATTATTTGTCTGAGAACAGCATTCTAACATTCTAGCATGGAATGAAACATGTTGTTGATAAACACACGAAGCAAGCAAATGTACCGTCAGACATCATTCTTGACTAAAAGAAGACATGTGATAGTTGCAAATCACAACAAACACAGTGCAGTTGAAATGAAGTTTTTGAAGATGTTGTTATGCCTTGCCAAGGTCATAGTCAAATAACCCCAAATGCATAGTGAGAGATCAAATATATGAATTGAGGATGCAATCATGCCTTGTCAAGATCGTACTCATGACAGCACTAGGTCATAGTGAAATATCCCAGGATAAACCAACATATTTGCAAGGAGTCCATCTTAGTGCATCTCGGTAATGTCACTGCCAAACTTTCGAAGCTTCTAAAAGGAAAATGGCACTAGTACTCTGGTGAAGTTATTGCAGCTAACAACTTGATGACAAACGAGGAATAACTTTTTTAGGGGCTCGAGGTTGACTACTGGTATTATGACAGCAACCTTCTGTATTCAATTTCTGGCTGCTGAAGTATGGAACCTTGTAACTGTATAATGCGTATGCTCTAGCTGACCTCAGTGTTATAGACTTATAATAGTAACTCCTTGATTGTAGAATGTAGAGTTGCAAGCTATGTTCAAcatagagtattagggcatgtCCTGCTCTAAACCAAAACCAATGGCAGCAAACCAGCCATGAAAAAAGACTAATATTACCATATAAAACATAAGGGACAGTAATAGTTGGAAAAAAGGGTTAAATCAAGGGAGTACCTTTTTCCTCCATTTTCTCAAATGCAGAAAGGGCGCTACTTGTATTCACGTTGCCCAACATTTCGCTCACTTTTGTGGCAGTCCTGAAGTGAAACAAGATCCACATTTGTCTGTGTCCACAGCACAAAGAAACATATCACAAAAAGTAACCAAGAAATAATAAATGCATACTTTGCTGATTGAGCACGAGCTTTAAGCGTATCCTTTTTCTGCTTGGCCTCTGCTATCTTGCTCTCAAGAACCTACATAATGGCATACTCCAGTGGTTAATAATTAAATAATACTCGTTGAGCACCTTTCACCTGGTGCACTACATGAACACATAGAACTGTACCAACAAATATAATAAGGACACCGAAAAGAGTAAATACTGTTCTAGCAGTTCAAAATAGTAACTCACCCGGGTATTTGAAATCAGATTTTCAACTACACCCTTCTGCTGATCAAGCTGGGACCTTAAGGAGCTTGCATTGTCCTAAGCAAACAATCACGCAATACAATTTGATATGTTGATTCAACAGCATAGACTGTTGAAAAAAAACATGTCGCATAGATAATGTAACATAAATTCTATTCGAATCAATGTGGTAAGAAAACCTAAAACAAGCACATTGTACTACACATCATCAATGACACATACAGCATATGATTTACGCCGCTTAAGGGCTTCGCGAGCAAGATCCTCGTCACCCTTTTGAAGAGCAAGTTGAGCCCTTCGATACCTACACTTTGACAAAAAATAATATCCATTTACTGAAAAGCAAACAAGTCACGGTTCAGTTCGCTGTCATAAACCATAACCATACCAATCAGCAGAAGCTTGTTCTGCAGCTTTGTATTTATTCTCAAGCCGCTTTTGAGACGCCAAGACCTATCAAAACAAGAATCCGTAAAATAGAATCAATTTTCCGTTTCACAAGCATAACAAGAGATGAAACAAAAGAGTAGAAGTGTGTGATGTAAGAGGCCGCAAACAAACTAGCATGTCGCACCAACGTTAATTATTTATGTAATAACACTTTGAAGATGATAGAAAAAAATGTGTTGGAGCTTGGAAAAGACAACATCTGACACTATTGGAAAGAAAGAAAATGCTCTACCAATTATACTGACTGCAGTCACAACAAACCTGTGCTGTGGCCTGCCTCATCTTTGTCAAGTCATCGTTCATCTCGAGAACTGCCTGCTCGAGAATCTTCTCAGGGTCCTCAAATGAACTTAGAACTGCATTTGCGTAGGACTAGACAAACCGAGGTGCCCAAAAGCCAAAACTTTAGATTACATATGAAAAAGTGGCTATTGCAAATAACATAATGATGGAATAAATACTGCTCACCCTGGCAACCCTCGTTAGTCTATCAAAGAGGTTACTTTGTATGCTATTGCACTTAAATCTGTTGACATTTGATTGTCGTACTTGCACAACTTTAAGTGAAACTGTAGAGCACAAGGAAGGGTAAGTTAGCAGTCATAGACACAGATTTATAAACTATCCCCGTATCATTGCACTCTGCGCTTTGTAGAGCTCTCAACCAATACGTTATTATTTTGTTCAATAGtctgagcatgtgcactacaacaTGGACAGGCATGAGAAAAATCAAACATTAACATTCTGTAGAACCATATCAATCATGTGCGGAACTCAACTAGGATCAACAGGCATGAGAAAAATCAAACATTAACATTCTGTAGAATCAAAGCACGAGCAGTGGTGTCAACAGATTAGCATCACACATGATGAAAATGTTCCAGGGAAAAAATAGGATCCTGTTGCGGTGTTGAAAACCATGCAGTGCAGTGAGAATCAACAGTCTCCAATAGCTTCAGGTAAGCAAAAGATGCTTCCACTTCACATATCAAAACATAGCTTCGCTTATTACAAGTCGAGAGGCGCTAGATTCATTTTTTTCCACTGTAAACCAGAAAGCTAtcaatttatttatatataaattGCGACCTGTACAGTTGCAAATTCAACCAAGTCTAGGCTCATCCGCTCATATTTGCTCATGATGTAAACAGGTGGCTATTACATAAATAATGTTGCATATGATAGTTCGCCATAACAACATATTCATTTCATGGATGGCTGGCAACAAAGGCATTGACCCTCACAGCCCAACTGACGCCACTGTTCACACTGGTTCAACAATTGCAGCAGTAGAACTGAGCATCCCAGACAACAAATGTTCCGCTAGATTAGCATGCGGTAAGGAGACACTGAGGAGGATTAGGCGGCGCCATAACAGATTCCCCAGACAAAGGCCTCAAGCACCAATCGCCAGCCACAAGACAGAAAGGATATGAAGAAGTGGCTGGGGTACGGAATCGAAGCACGCACCGCTGCCGTTAAGGAAGAAGGTCCTAAGCGGTGTTCGGCGGAAGCTGGCGGAGGCGGGCGGCGGCGCGAGACTGAGGCTCGTTGGCGGAGCCCTAATCTCCATCGATTCGGGCGGGGGTATAGCGGAGTGAGAGAAACGAGAATGATTTTTTCTCTCTATCCTTTTTTTTTTTGCCTGCTTTGTGTTTCGCTCTATCTCTCAAGAGTGAGTTCGTGTGGAGAAGAGAAGCGATGGGAATGGAAAGCGATCTCGGGTCGGATGATTCCCATTGCGCGTCTCGCGGGCCGTGGCGACGGAGCAGCGGAAACCTATAGCCCAATAAAAAGTGTTTTTTGTCTTCTATATATCACGTAGTTAGATTTTATCTAAATAAGATAGTTGTTTAAATATATTTCATACCTTTAAAATGAAAAAATGAAGTCCCAGTCTCCCAGATGACTTATAAGGATCATATAACTCAACCGATGTGCTGATAGCTATGCTCACATGGTACTTTGGTAGCTTTGCATTTATGGGTCGTCGTCTTGCTTACATCAAATGCCTGTTTGCACAAATGCATCAGAGTACAAGTATACAGTAGTACAATATGATACGATGGCACACAAATATCTGATAAAATATTAGTGCATAACGATTATATAGAAATAAACAATACATATATTTTTATCAATCTTAATATCTCATAAATTACTTGCAACAATCAATACAAACTAAACTTATATCTAGATTATGATTAAAAACTTAATTAGAAAAAAACATTGATTGTGTTGCATTGAGCTTCTTGATGTCATCACTCATCTGATGAGTTCTCACTTGCAGAACCACGACCAATTCAACAAAATGCCGCCCCACCAAAAAACAAACCTCAATGATAACACATCATAGGTAAGTAAGCCTCCCAGAATCCAATATTGAAATCATTCTTGATTTTGCCCATCATTTTCTCAGGCAGTCCACATACTTCCTCCCACTGAACTCGATGATGGTGCCACTTCACTAACACAGACGACGTTACGTCGTTGGCATTGTTGTTGTTGAGACCCGAGAGCATGTCCCGTGCGCGATGTCGCCTTGTAGTATTCCTCGCAATACAATGCAATACGCAAATGACAGAGTGTTTTAGCTGCCCAAGGTAATAAAACATAGCTAACCTAAAGATTACAAAGTTCGATCAACCGATGAGTTGTATTTGACCTTCCAGCTAACCTCTCTCATGTTTTTTTCTTCTAAAAACAGTCGATCAAGACCACACTACTTGTTCTTGGCTACACATCTACTGACCTATCGAGTTGTTGTTACTAGTCCGCATATTAACTCTAAGAACAAATTGGAGTAATTGACAAACACTTGATGAAGTTGTGGACTTCTCACGGCTTTCTACGCAAAAAACATGTTCAAACCTTATTTTGCATAATTTTATCTTATTTTAACCGGAAAGTGTAGAGGGAAGCAGAGACATGTGCACGAGAGCGATGATGGACGAATGGAGTAGCTATTGTTTTAATAAA of Zea mays cultivar B73 chromosome 8, Zm-B73-REFERENCE-NAM-5.0, whole genome shotgun sequence contains these proteins:
- the LOC100192628 gene encoding Probable membrane-associated 30 kDa protein, chloroplastic, with the translated sequence MEIRAPPTSLSLAPPPASASFRRTPLRTFFLNGSVSLKVVQVRQSNVNRFKCNSIQSNLFDRLTRVARSYANAVLSSFEDPEKILEQAVLEMNDDLTKMRQATAQVLASQKRLENKYKAAEQASADWYRRAQLALQKGDEDLAREALKRRKSYADNASSLRSQLDQQKGVVENLISNTRVLESKIAEAKQKKDTLKARAQSAKTATKVSEMLGNVNTSSALSAFEKMEEKVMAMESQAEALGQLATDDLEGKFALLENSSVDDDLSQLKKELSGSSLKGELPSGRRAASNSGAGRPFPDLEIESELNELRRKAKEY